Part of the Candidatus Margulisiibacteriota bacterium genome, CCACTGGCCGCGAAACGGAAACGCCCGCTGGCTTGGGTTTGGCCAACAGTTAGAGCGGTCGCTTGAGTAGTGCGCAGATCGGAGGCCAAATGTTCTGCCAGACCGTTCAGGCGGAGGTTTTCTTTTAATTTGGTAAAAGCGGGTAAAGTAAACGAAAGGAGCAGGCCACACAGCCCGATCACGACCAATAGCTCGACCAAAGTGAACCCCCTCCGCCCCATCCCCTACCTCCTACTGACAACTAACGACTAATATCACGCTTCAACGATCAGATTATCGATCAACCTGGTCTTGCCAACATAAGCCGCCACGGCGAGTAACATCCGGCCACGGACCCCCTTGGCATCTTCGAGCGTTTCCGGATCGGCCGCGACCAGATAATCAAGGCGGACCGACGGTTCGCTCCCAATCAAGGAACGAAGCCGGTACATGATCTTATTTAAATCTCGCTCTCCCGCGCCGATCTCGCTCTGGGCCAGGCGGAGCGCTTTATACAGAATGGCCGCCGACTTCCTCTCCCGGGGATTAAGATAAGCGTTGCGCGAGCTGAGCGCCAGCCCGTCGAACTCCCGGACCGTCGGCAGAGCGACCACCGTAACCGGCAGGTTAAGATCACGCACCAGTTGTTTGACGATTAACTGCTGCTGGTAATCTTTTTCGCCGAAAAAAGCGGCATCGGGGCAAACAATGTTAAATAACTTGGTGACGACCGTGGTCACGCCGCGAAAATGGTTCGGGCGGGTCCGGCCGCACAGTTTCTTGGCCAGCTTCTCTACTTCCACGAAGGTCTTAAACCCCTCCGGGAAC contains:
- a CDS encoding prepilin-type N-terminal cleavage/methylation domain-containing protein is translated as MGRRGFTLVELLVVIGLCGLLLSFTLPAFTKLKENLRLNGLAEHLASDLRTTQATALTVGQTQASGRFRFAASGFPPPGGSGTELIGRSRKVILSSAGRVRVE
- the panC gene encoding pantoate--beta-alanine ligase yields the protein MREIKEPGEMRLFSLKAKSHGKKVGFVPTMGAFHEGHLSLIAAAKKRCEVVVASVFVNPLQFSPSEDFASYPRNLRHDKKLLKSFEIDVLFTPEARAMFPEGFKTFVEVEKLAKKLCGRTRPNHFRGVTTVVTKLFNIVCPDAAFFGEKDYQQQLIVKQLVRDLNLPVTVVALPTVREFDGLALSSRNAYLNPRERKSAAILYKALRLAQSEIGAGERDLNKIMYRLRSLIGSEPSVRLDYLVAADPETLEDAKGVRGRMLLAVAAYVGKTRLIDNLIVEA